The window ACACCGCAAGGATCGCGCGTTCTGACGTTGAGACCGCGCTAGGAGTGTCATGCAGACCCGTACAATCGAGCTGGACGGCCACGACGTCACCTATCAGGTGCGCCATACCGGGCGGCGAACGATCGGGCTGCGCATCGATGCCGATGGCCTGACCATCACCCTGCCCCGGCGCACACCCGCGATCGAAGCGGACCGGGTGGCGCGCGACCGGGCGGGATGGATACTGCCCCGGCTTGAAAAATGGAGTGCGCGCGCCCGGCCGGACTTTACCGGCATGGGCGGCCAGACAATCGGCTATCTGGGCCGCGAGCTGGAAGTCGTGGTCGAGCCGCACGGGCGCGCACGCACCCTCATCAGCGTTCATGACGATCACCTGCTGGTGAAAACCGATGAACGCCTCGATCCATCCTTGCGCGATGCCACCGTGCTGCGGGCGGTCAAGCGCTGGCGGGCCGATACTGCCCTTGCCGACTATACGCCGCGCATCGCGCACTATGCCGGAGCGCTCGGCCTGCCTGCCCCGCAAGTGAAGGTACGAGCGCAGGAATCACGCTGGGGCAGCTGTTCATCAGACGGCGTGATCCGCATGAATACGCGCCTGATCGCCTTCCCCGAGGACGAGATCGCCTATGTCTGCGCCCACGAGGCCTGCCACCTCATCGAGATGAACCATTCGCCGCGCTTTTATGCCCTGCTGGACCGGATCATGCCCGACCACAAGGCGCGCCGCCGGTCAATGCGCGAGCGTACCCCGCCCGGCCATACATTCTGACAATCACAACGCAAAACGCCGCGCCGGAATATCCGGCGCGGCGTAATGTTTGTGCAGTCCCGTAAAGGGAAGCTGGCCTAGCGGCGGGCCGTTGCCGTACGCGGCAGCAGGCCTTCGCGCTGGGCGCGCTTGCGGGCCAGCTTGCGGGCGCGGCGGATCGCCTCCGCCTTCTGGCGAGCGCGCTTTTCAGACGGCTTTTCGTAATGGTTGCGGCGCTTCATCTCGCGGAAAGTGCCTTCCCGCTGCATTTTCTTTTTCAATGCCTTGAGCGCTTGCTCGACATTGTTATCGCGCACGACGATCTGAACGATGACTTACTCTCCCAGGTCCTGCAACGGGTCCGGTCTGGCCGGTCACCCAGAATTCTAACACGAAAAGGCGTAACAGAGCGGTTCTGGATCGCCTGTTCCGCCGGAAACTTTGCGATGAGGCGCGGGTGTTACCAGAGCAAAGCCCTGCTGTCCATACACATCGCGGCATGCTGACGCGATGACGCGCACACAAATTCACAGTAGATTACCCGCCATGAGCACATCAAACGCCTCTGACCGCCCCAATCGTTCCCACGCGGATGCAGCCCGCGCCCGGCTGCTGGACGCTGCCCTGCCCCATATACCCTTCGAGGGCTGGTCAGGATCGCTCTTGCGCATCGCCGCGCGTGATGCCGGGATGAGCGATGACGAGGTGGCGCTCTATTGCCCGGACGGCGTCATCAGCCTGATCGTGTTCTGGTGGCGGGAAATGGATGACGCCGCACAGGAAGCCATAACGGCGGGAGAATCACCGGCAAAGATCCGCGAGCGCATCCGCCGGGCGGTCGTGCTGCGTCTGGAAGCGGGCAAGGGCCATGAGGATGCGCTGTCGCGCGCCCGGGCCCGCCTGCTGCTGCCCGACGGTATCGCCACCGGCGCGCAGCTCGCCTGGAACACGTCCGACATGATCTGGCGGGCGATTGGCGATACCTCGACCGATGCCAACTGGTATTCCAAGCGGGCGATCCTGACCGGCGTATGGACGTCCAGCCTCGCCATCTGGCTGTCAGAGAGTGACCCGGCAAAGCCCGACACACTCGCCTTCCTCGACCGGCGCATCGCCAATGTGATGGAGTTCGAGAAGGTGAAGGCGAAGGTCAACAAGCAGCTTGCCAGCCTGCCGGACTTTGCCGCCATGGCGGCGAAAATGCGCTACGGGACGCGGTAGGGGTAAAGCCCTCGTCCGGCTTGTCATCCCCCGCTTTATGCGGGGGACCCATGCCTCTTTTAGTTCCGCAACGCATCCGCGTTGCGATGTTCCGCGAAAAGTCGCGGGCGCGCAGTCGCGCTTTTCAGGCCGCTTCGCGGCCTGCTCCCCCCTAGCCCCCAACTCTCAGGCATGGGTGGCCCGGATAAACCGGGCCATGACAACTCTGGCTATTTCTTCTTGCCCCCATCGGGCGTGTATTTATTGACCTTCTCGCGCACTACCACGGCGCCTGCTATGACGATCACCGCCTCGCCGAGCGGCGGTTCGGAATAGCGCGCGGCCAGTTCGATGAGCGTGCCGCGATGGACGCGCTCGAACGCCTTGGTCAGCTCAAACGCCACCGCGCCCTGCCGCTCGCCCAAGACAGCGGCGGCGTCAGCAAGCGTCTCGGAGAGGCGCTGCGCGCTTTCCATGATGATGAGGGTCGCCGGATCGGCCTTGAACGGCTCCAGCCAGCGCTGGCGCTTACCGCTCTTGCGCGGGGCGAACCCCAGAAAAGTGAAGCGGTCGGTCGGCAAGCCCGACACCGCCAGCGCGGTGAGCACCGAGGATGGTCCCGGAACCGCACTGACCTCGAACCCGGCCTCGATGACCGCGCGCACCACCCGGTAGCCGGGATCGGAGATGGCAGGCATACCCGCATCACTGACCAGCGCCACGCTCTCGCCCTGCTCCAGCAATTTGACGATACCGCCTGCGCTGCTCTGCTCGTTATGGTCATGGCAGGCGATCAGGCGCGGCGGGGTGATACCGGCCAGATCCAGCAGGCGGCGCGTCGTGCGGGTATCCTCGCACGCAATGACGCTGACCTCTGACAGGATGCGCGCCGCGCGGGGGGCTAAGTCTTCCAGATTGCCAATAGGCGTACCCACCAGCCAGAGCCGGGGGCCGTCATAGGGCGTTTCAAGATTGGCGCTCGCGCTCATGACGGAGCGTTTTAGACCATCACGCGTTTCTGGCCAGAGCACACTTTCAGGCATGCGCGTTCACCGGTAATCTTTTCTTCGAAGTGGGCTTGGGTATTCGCAGTCACGAGAGGACAGGGCTGATGACGAAGATTTCCAGATTCTTGCTCGCGGGCGCGGGCTGTCTTGCGCTGGCTGGGCTGGCGGCGTGCGAGGATAATGCCGGGACCGCCGGCTGGGTCGATGTCGACGAGGCGGTGACGACACCGGCCGCCGAACCT is drawn from Glycocaulis alkaliphilus and contains these coding sequences:
- the rpsU gene encoding 30S ribosomal protein S21, which gives rise to MVQIVVRDNNVEQALKALKKKMQREGTFREMKRRNHYEKPSEKRARQKAEAIRRARKLARKRAQREGLLPRTATARR
- a CDS encoding COQ9 family protein, with the protein product MSTSNASDRPNRSHADAARARLLDAALPHIPFEGWSGSLLRIAARDAGMSDDEVALYCPDGVISLIVFWWREMDDAAQEAITAGESPAKIRERIRRAVVLRLEAGKGHEDALSRARARLLLPDGIATGAQLAWNTSDMIWRAIGDTSTDANWYSKRAILTGVWTSSLAIWLSESDPAKPDTLAFLDRRIANVMEFEKVKAKVNKQLASLPDFAAMAAKMRYGTR
- the rsmI gene encoding 16S rRNA (cytidine(1402)-2'-O)-methyltransferase, whose product is MSASANLETPYDGPRLWLVGTPIGNLEDLAPRAARILSEVSVIACEDTRTTRRLLDLAGITPPRLIACHDHNEQSSAGGIVKLLEQGESVALVSDAGMPAISDPGYRVVRAVIEAGFEVSAVPGPSSVLTALAVSGLPTDRFTFLGFAPRKSGKRQRWLEPFKADPATLIIMESAQRLSETLADAAAVLGERQGAVAFELTKAFERVHRGTLIELAARYSEPPLGEAVIVIAGAVVVREKVNKYTPDGGKKK
- a CDS encoding M48 family metallopeptidase; amino-acid sequence: MQTRTIELDGHDVTYQVRHTGRRTIGLRIDADGLTITLPRRTPAIEADRVARDRAGWILPRLEKWSARARPDFTGMGGQTIGYLGRELEVVVEPHGRARTLISVHDDHLLVKTDERLDPSLRDATVLRAVKRWRADTALADYTPRIAHYAGALGLPAPQVKVRAQESRWGSCSSDGVIRMNTRLIAFPEDEIAYVCAHEACHLIEMNHSPRFYALLDRIMPDHKARRRSMRERTPPGHTF